GCTCGCGCGCTCTGCCACCGCCAATGGTTCCATCACCGCCTTCACCGACCTTCTCCCCACCAGCGTCCGCCAGCTCGCGCGCTCTGCCGCCGCCAATGGTTCCATCACCGCCCACGGTTCGGCTTTCTACACAGACCTCGTCCACTACGGCAAGTGCAgcagcgccgcctccttcaGCAGCAGTCTCAAGGGATGGATCCCTGCCATCTTTCCGTGCTCCACCTCTCCCGCCTTTCAATCCACCAGGCCAAGTGCCTCACCAGGAAATGTCAAGGAGCACCATTGAGCTCAGCTCCAATTTTCTGGCAGGCCCAAGCACAAATGTGGTGACAGACAGGCAGAGAGCTGATGTAACTCTTGATATAGTGGAATTACAAAATCTGGCTGGCCAGAGCAACAACACTGGATCAGGCCATGAATGGAGGATGGAAAATGGCTTGAACAATTTGGCTCGGGAGTGGGATACAGCTCAAGACACTGAAAATGGCACGGAAAGGCTGCTTGGACCTGCTGGGCAATTCAGACAGAGGACAAGGGAGAgagacagcagcagcagcagcaggaggaggaggaggaggaggaggggcagcAACAgcggtggcagcagcagctgcagcagcagtagcagcagcaggaggagcaacAACATGAACAGCGATAGGAGTAGGGAGAGAGGCAGCAATGGGATCAACAATGGCCATACTGAGAGTGATGAAAGTAGGGAAAAAGAACGCAAGCGTTGGATGCGGCTAGGTATACTGGCACTATTGCTTCTTGCGTTCCATGGCTCACTTGTGCTAATTACCTGGAAGCTGCTGAAACACATTACAGATGAGTCAGAGCTTGATGTGTATATTGCTCTCTTTTGGTTTGGTCTCTTTATAGCTCTCCAAGCTGGGAAGTATCTTGTTGACACTGCCTATGATTTTGAGCCCACTAGAAAGACCGAGTTCATCCATCTGTGCCTCCATGCTTCCACACTTGTGGTGTTTCTCTTGCTGGGTCAcacaaaaatctgaaaaaatcaCTCAAAGGTGGTTGCGCATGCTGTTGCTTATTTTCTTGAAATCATGGGTGCTGCAGCTATCCAGTTTTATTGCAAGGCCAGTGTTGATATTGATGTGGCCGGCCTCTAAAGGTATGGTTTCTGGAGGCATGGAAAAATATAGCATAAAGTGAGGGACTCATTGTTTCAATTATACTTATATGCTTATTCATATAGCTTATTAGCAATCAAAATAATGAGTAAATTTTACGTTGGGTCACATATTTTGAATGCAGACGAACTTATGTCTGGTGAAGTCTTCTACGAGTACTTATCAAGATGCGGGTGGCGAAATCAACTGGATTGATTGGAACGTTTGCAGGAGAGGATTTCTACCAGGAAGCGGTTTCTTTTGGATCGTCGCTAGTAGATACTACTCCTTTGTGATTGCACTGGTTTTTTGGCTATTGTTCTATCATCCTTTGATGCTCACATGTAGCATGAGGGTCTTAGGTACTCGGGGTGTTGCAAACAATGATTGTTCGCTCAAAGTAGAAATGTCAGATTTTTCTGAAATGGTTTTGTGAGACAAGCTCTTACTCCTACGGACCTTGCGACCTTGCTTGTAGCCTCACCCTTCTCCAGATCATATATGTCGTTCTATAATACTacattgaaaaatttgaaaatcatTGTTTTTGGTTCTACAATCTAACTCATGTTTGTATACTGTACTACCTCCCCTCGTATTGCATCATGGAGAGAGATCAAACTGAATGTATACTGAGTGAAGTAAGGAACCAAATAAGTTTCTGATTCGACATAGCTCGCAACATACAGTGGAAGTTGGAAATGCATCAAAGCATGAGTAATCACTGCACACTATTTTCCACAGCTTGGGCTTTCCTACCTGGTCTTCTTGCAAAAGatgagcctttttttttcctgtaagTCTCTACCACAAACACTACTGTCAAGTGTCAACAAATCAGCTTAACATTCAGTAATGCAACGCATTCAGAGAACTACAGCTTCTCGGATGTGCATTTCTCTTGTGGCCTTCATGTCGATATAGAGCTTCATCCAGAAAATGGTACTACTAAGCTGCTTGAATACAGTCGTTCAAAACATGCATGCCATTCTCGCTCATCTGTTGTACTTCTGAAGGTGACAAAATCCGGATGCACCGGACACAGTTGATGAATTCCCTGTAGAAGCAAAAGCACATAGGTATGAGTGTCAATTAATATGCTGACCAGGAGTAGAAAGAACAGGAGACACCAATTCGAAGACATGTCTACTTACTCCCATGGATCATCTCCGACAAGAAGAACATCATTTTCGTAGTCGACATATACAAGCTTCCACTCTGAACTGCCAGGATGCTCCAATTTCCCCTGGAGACCAAACATGCAAGCGATGGCAGATCTCAACTCATGGTAATTTCTAAACCCTGTAACATCGATAGATCTTCCAACTGATCCTTGCTTTTGAACCTATGtattacaaaaaaaaacataatagaTAGTTGTTAAGTTATATTTACTATCAAGAGCATTTGACAAATGGTAACATATAAACAGTCAAGTAGTATAAACCTTTGTATATGTCCGCACTGGTGGTTTCATCGGCTTCGCACTTCGGTCAAGGCTGTACTCGGTTGCATCCATACTGCAAGCTGATGTTCCCATGGAATTGGTATGAATCTCTGGCAAAGACAAGATTTGGGATTCTTTTAAACGTGGCAACTTTGAGTACATCCCTGCATCAAAGCCCCCAGTAGACATTGGTTGAGAGCATGAAGTGGTGTTTATGCTTCTGTGTGTAGATTCCATGTGAAGTCCACTTAAGTTTGCACTCTGACTTGCACTCTCTTCAGAAAAACTCATCTGTACAAACGAGTTGGACGTGCTTGGCAAATTGCTTCCATCATGCTGGAGTTGGACCTCCAAATTTTGCATGTCAGGTGAAAGAAAGGTTAGTGAATTCAGATCTGGGCTGGAGATGAATTCTTGTATGGAATTAGGAAGGCAATCAGAAAGACATGAAGCCTGAAAAGTCTCCATAGTATCAGCAATCATTGAGGGAGGTATATCTGCAGAAGAACTGAAAATGTTCTCTGACACACCGGCTGGTTGAATTACATTGGAGTCTTGGTAGTAGGAAGGCTGAGTCATCCAATCAAGACCATCAATGAACTGCGAAAAACACCCTTGGTTTGGAAACGAATTGACAGACTTTCCTCCATCAGGTGATTTTGATGATTCTACCTTTGGTGGCGACAGCACTCCCTTTTGTTCAACCTGATGGCCATGCGGCTGTCCAACAAAATTACCTTGAGTAAGTGCACCTGATGAATCTTCAATATTTCCACAGTTTACTTGTTCATCACAACCAACCAGTTTCGATTCTAAACCAACCTGCTGATTGTCACAGATCCAAGAAGGGGCTGAAGAAAGGTCAGATTTCTCTGAAACGGTTTTGTGAGGCAAGCCCTTCTTACTCCTACGAGTCTTGCCTCTAGGCTCACCCTTACTGTTTTGCTCCGAAGTACTTCGACTTGTGTATGAATCTGTGTTTCTTGGATCTCTTGATGTAGCATTCAACTTTGACTCAGAAATCGAATCAATGACAGGCTGGACTTCAGAGCCTTCAAGATCACCATTCTGCATATTTGCCATATGGAACTGGTGCTGGGCATCATCTGAAGGCAGGCTTTCTTGCTTTGTCAAACAAGCTGAAGTGCTAACTGTTAGAGGAGGGATATAATTTTGCTTCACATTTTGGATAATACTAGAATATGAGGACTGGTGAAAACTAAGGGGACTCCCAAGGGTTTGACCAGATTGGTTGAGAAGCATGATAGCCAATTCTGATCCAACAGCTGGAATGTGCTGCAAACTGCCATAGGGATTACCCTGAGCCCTTGGAAATGATGACATATTTGCTGATCCAATTTCCATCCCAGGCACTGAAACTGCAAAAGGGTAAGGCATGTTTCAGCATATTGCACGACCATAAATATTTGTATAGCATATGTCAGAGACATACCTCCATAACCAGGAAGACATTGCCGCTTTGAATTCAAGGTCGACGAAGGGAACACAAGAGTGTTTTCTGGAGTTTCAATATCCCATATGCTCACACGCTCAGGTCTTTCTCCATACCCATGTTCATCCCATTCGACCTAGTAGCAAGAAgtatataaatatcaaatacACCATGATAGGCAGAATTCTGAGTTTTCCTTAAGCTTTTGCATGAAAAAGGCACCTGTAAGTTGCGCCATTTAGAATTGGGCCATCTCATGGGGTCGTAGTCACTTATTCCCACAACTGTACCTGTGTATCTGTAAAACAAGACAATTTTGTTTACAATATGGAATATGTTTTCTAGCTGTACTTAATCAACAAAACGCTAAACTCAACATAGAACGCAAGTATGCCCATGCAACGACATTTGATGTAGTCATTATTTTTCCAATGTGAATCATGAAAATTCACAGTTGAATTATTTATACTTTTAAAGCAGCATAATCCATTACACGGTTGTACACCAAGGTCTAGTTTGTGGACATAAATAAATAGCATAAAGATAAAATCTGAAACAGAAAACAAAAGCTATGTAAAATGAGAACAAAAAGTGGACAAACCTGCGCTTGCTTGACTCCTCTGTCTCAAACATCATCGCAAATCTCATTCCAACTGATGGTTGCATATATGTTGCCTTGTTGTACCTTGCTACAGGAATTACAAATGGCGAAGGACTTGTCCTATGGAGATTCCATGAATGACCAAATGCtcaccaggaaaaaaaaaagcatatgtAAAAGGGTAAGTAAATTTCTGTACCTAGGATTGTAGTAGATAGTAAATGAACTACCACTTGATGCGGCATGAgctgcagcagcaagaacgcCAATGTGCATGCTATCAGTAGATAGAACAGAAGATGACAACATTGTTTGTTGTCGCGTGGCTCGCCTAACACCCAAAAGAAGTTGTGACTTCTCATCCCTGCAATCAGGAACTTCTGTCAAAAATGGCATTTCATCCTCACATATTTGTGAAGAAAATATTATACTATTACATACAAGCTGTTGTCAGTCCGAGCGAGTAAAAAGTGCGGTGTCCTATAACAGTCATATTCACATTAGAACTGACAAGAAATAGAAAAGTTATTGTTGTTGAGATTTTAATATTCTAGAAAGTTGAATATGTATATATTGGTTAAGGTTAAGTAGATAGCCGCTGTAGGAAAATCTAATACTGGTAATGGACATTCTTTCGAAAGAGCAAATAACATAAGCAGTTCTTGTGGTATTTCAATGCATGAATTGTTGCATAGGGTTTAGTATCAAAAGGCTTAACAATCTCAGATTCAATTTTCTGATAGCACACACAGGTTAAGTAACAAACAGACTTTGCATGTATTTATAGAACTTATTTCACCTTATAAATAAGACAGAGTCCCCTGCTTTTAGACGCTTTGCCCCAACAAAGAGACTCCATCCAGTTGTTAGAAGATGTCGTTTTGGCTGTCCTGCAAGGgacaagaaaagaagaaactttTAGGAGACAGTGGCCCAAGAAGCATATATTTATGTATCAATGAACAAGACAAATAAAATCCGAATATTGTTTGACCCTACCACGATAAATGTGACGGAATGTCCACATGTTATCATGCAAATCTCGAACAATAAGCTCCTGGTTAGGAGGTTGCATTGAGTAATCCTGTCGGTACAAAACTTAAACCCATGAGCTGAAGCATTTTTTTACAGAAAAACTATGCGGCAAACAAAATGTAGATAAAGGCTATACCAGTTGTGGGAACAACTTCTCTGCAGCCCTTCGTGGCACCGAGAAACCACCATGTGTACTCGTATCACTTGCGGTTAAATTCTTGCAGAAATATTCAGTGGGGTGCTTGCTTTTGGTATAAGCACCAAGAGTTGGAATAGGGAATACATCCGTTTCCTACAATAGACGGCacaaataaatattaatttagAATCCATCTTTTATTCCTTGCACACTGAATTTTTGTTTCTGTAATCACATTTTATGCATTTCAATAACAATTGGTGTTTACATTTTAATAGAACCAAATAAAGTAGTACAGAACT
This window of the Oryza sativa Japonica Group chromosome 4, ASM3414082v1 genome carries:
- the LOC4337309 gene encoding auxin response factor 11 isoform X1, with product MASSQEKAKTGVLRNAAALLDEMQLMGETQGAKKVINSELWHACAGPLVCLPQRGSLVYYFPQGHSEQVAATTRKIPNSRIPNYPNLPSQLLCQVHNITLHADKDTDEVYAQMTLQPVNSETDVFPIPTLGAYTKSKHPTEYFCKNLTASDTSTHGGFSVPRRAAEKLFPQLDYSMQPPNQELIVRDLHDNMWTFRHIYRGQPKRHLLTTGWSLFVGAKRLKAGDSVLFIRDEKSQLLLGVRRATRQQTMLSSSVLSTDSMHIGVLAAAAHAASSGSSFTIYYNPRTSPSPFVIPVARYNKATYMQPSVGMRFAMMFETEESSKRRYTGTVVGISDYDPMRWPNSKWRNLQVEWDEHGYGERPERVSIWDIETPENTLVFPSSTLNSKRQCLPGYGVSVPGMEIGSANMSSFPRAQGNPYGSLQHIPAVGSELAIMLLNQSGQTLGSPLSFHQSSYSSIIQNVKQNYIPPLTVSTSACLTKQESLPSDDAQHQFHMANMQNGDLEGSEVQPVIDSISESKLNATSRDPRNTDSYTSRSTSEQNSKGEPRGKTRRSKKGLPHKTVSEKSDLSSAPSWICDNQQVGLESKLVGCDEQVNCGNIEDSSGALTQGNFVGQPHGHQVEQKGVLSPPKVESSKSPDGGKSVNSFPNQGCFSQFIDGLDWMTQPSYYQDSNVIQPAGVSENIFSSSADIPPSMIADTMETFQASCLSDCLPNSIQEFISSPDLNSLTFLSPDMQNLEVQLQHDGSNLPSTSNSFVQMSFSEESASQSANLSGLHMESTHRSINTTSCSQPMSTGGFDAGMYSKLPRLKESQILSLPEIHTNSMGTSACSMDATEYSLDRSAKPMKPPVRTYTKVQKQGSVGRSIDVTGFRNYHELRSAIACMFGLQGKLEHPGSSEWKLVYVDYENDVLLVGDDPWEEFINCVRCIRILSPSEVQQMSENGMHVLNDCIQAA
- the LOC4337309 gene encoding auxin response factor 11 isoform X2, with the translated sequence MASSQEKAKTGVLRNAAALLDEMQLMGETQGAKKVINSELWHACAGPLVCLPQRGSLVYYFPQGHSEQVAATTRKIPNSRIPNYPNLPSQLLCQVHNITLHADKDTDEVYAQMTLQPVNSETDVFPIPTLGAYTKSKHPTEYFCKNLTASDTSTHGGFSVPRRAAEKLFPQLDYSMQPPNQELIVRDLHDNMWTFRHIYRQPKRHLLTTGWSLFVGAKRLKAGDSVLFIRDEKSQLLLGVRRATRQQTMLSSSVLSTDSMHIGVLAAAAHAASSGSSFTIYYNPRTSPSPFVIPVARYNKATYMQPSVGMRFAMMFETEESSKRRYTGTVVGISDYDPMRWPNSKWRNLQVEWDEHGYGERPERVSIWDIETPENTLVFPSSTLNSKRQCLPGYGVSVPGMEIGSANMSSFPRAQGNPYGSLQHIPAVGSELAIMLLNQSGQTLGSPLSFHQSSYSSIIQNVKQNYIPPLTVSTSACLTKQESLPSDDAQHQFHMANMQNGDLEGSEVQPVIDSISESKLNATSRDPRNTDSYTSRSTSEQNSKGEPRGKTRRSKKGLPHKTVSEKSDLSSAPSWICDNQQVGLESKLVGCDEQVNCGNIEDSSGALTQGNFVGQPHGHQVEQKGVLSPPKVESSKSPDGGKSVNSFPNQGCFSQFIDGLDWMTQPSYYQDSNVIQPAGVSENIFSSSADIPPSMIADTMETFQASCLSDCLPNSIQEFISSPDLNSLTFLSPDMQNLEVQLQHDGSNLPSTSNSFVQMSFSEESASQSANLSGLHMESTHRSINTTSCSQPMSTGGFDAGMYSKLPRLKESQILSLPEIHTNSMGTSACSMDATEYSLDRSAKPMKPPVRTYTKVQKQGSVGRSIDVTGFRNYHELRSAIACMFGLQGKLEHPGSSEWKLVYVDYENDVLLVGDDPWEEFINCVRCIRILSPSEVQQMSENGMHVLNDCIQAA